A stretch of Synechococcus sp. WH 8020 DNA encodes these proteins:
- a CDS encoding YqhA family protein, translating into MNDQMAELEIKKSRRARFESRFEHLLWRFRLVTILPVVMSLLGSVSCFILGTQEEIHALHKLFNGYLNSEKSILLLGKVVGGIDYYVIGIALLIFGYGVYELIISDIDPRLQDLSQERRNILSITSLEGLKQKLTNVIIVALIVTAFKLMISFQVQSISELLQFCGCVLMLAFSAWLVGKNHKIT; encoded by the coding sequence ATGAATGATCAAATGGCAGAACTTGAGATTAAGAAAAGTCGGAGAGCCCGATTCGAATCTCGTTTTGAACATTTACTTTGGCGATTCCGATTGGTCACCATCCTGCCTGTTGTCATGAGTCTCCTTGGCAGCGTCAGCTGCTTCATCCTTGGAACCCAAGAGGAGATCCACGCACTTCACAAACTCTTCAATGGTTACTTAAATTCAGAAAAAAGCATTTTATTACTCGGAAAAGTGGTTGGAGGCATTGATTACTATGTGATTGGCATTGCCCTACTTATTTTTGGATATGGCGTGTACGAGCTCATTATTTCCGATATTGATCCACGACTTCAAGACCTATCCCAAGAAAGGCGAAATATTCTTAGCATCACCTCACTTGAAGGCCTAAAACAAAAGCTAACCAATGTCATCATTGTGGCATTGATCGTCACAGCATTCAAGCTGATGATTAGCTTTCAAGTGCAATCAATTTCAGAATTACTTCAATTCTGCGGATGCGTACTCATGCTTGCATTTAGTGCTTGGCTCGTAGGCAAAAATCACAAAATCACATAA
- the rpe gene encoding ribulose-phosphate 3-epimerase yields the protein MSTKPLVISPSILSADFSRLGEDVKAVDEAGADWIHVDVMDGRFVPNITIGPLIVEALRPVTKKPLDVHLMIVQPENYVEEFAKAGADIISVQVEACPHLHRNLAQIKDLGKMAGAVLNPSTPLDTLEYCLELCDLVLIMSVNPGFGGQSFIDNQVKKISDLRRMCDEKGLDPWIEVDGGVKGANAWKVIEAGANAIVSGSGVFNQPDYAAAIQGIRNSKRP from the coding sequence ATGAGCACCAAACCCCTGGTGATCTCTCCATCGATCCTGTCTGCTGACTTCTCTCGTCTGGGTGAGGACGTCAAAGCCGTTGATGAGGCAGGTGCTGACTGGATTCATGTCGACGTCATGGATGGTCGATTTGTTCCCAACATCACGATTGGCCCTCTAATTGTTGAGGCCTTGCGTCCGGTTACTAAAAAACCTTTGGACGTGCATCTCATGATTGTGCAGCCTGAGAATTACGTCGAAGAATTCGCAAAAGCGGGGGCAGATATTATTTCTGTACAAGTTGAGGCCTGTCCTCATTTGCATCGCAATCTTGCTCAAATTAAAGACCTTGGCAAAATGGCTGGGGCTGTTCTTAATCCCAGTACTCCACTGGACACCCTTGAGTACTGCTTAGAGCTTTGTGATCTTGTTTTGATCATGAGTGTGAACCCTGGTTTTGGGGGACAGAGTTTTATCGATAATCAAGTCAAGAAAATCAGTGATCTTCGTCGGATGTGTGATGAAAAAGGCTTGGATCCTTGGATTGAAGTGGATGGTGGCGTGAAGGGCGCTAATGCTTGGAAAGTGATTGAAGCTGGTGCGAATGCGATCGTGAGCGGTTCGGGTGTGTTCAACCAGCCCGATTACGCAGCGGCGATTCAGGGGATCCGTAACAGCAAGCGCCCGTAG
- the glpX gene encoding class II fructose-bisphosphatase, which produces MDRTLIQEILEIVEQAAIASATLSGKGLKDEADALAVDAMRKRMNQIQMQGRIVIGEGERDEAPMLYIGEEVGTGTGPGVDFAVDPCEGTNLCAYSQRGSMAVLAASDRGGLFNAPDFYMKKLAAPPAAKGKVDIRKSATENIKILSECLGLAPDELTIVVMDRARHKDLITEIRATGARIQPISDGDVQAAIACGFAGTGTHCLMGIGAAPEGVISAAAMRALGGHFQGQLVYDPAIAQTSEWADMTKEGNLARLAEMGITDPDKVYEASELACGEHVVFAGSGITDGLLFNGVKFETDCTRTSSLIISNLNNTCSFTNTIHMKDGAQSIALN; this is translated from the coding sequence GTGGATCGCACTCTCATCCAGGAAATTCTCGAGATCGTCGAGCAGGCCGCCATCGCTTCCGCCACGCTCTCCGGCAAAGGTCTGAAGGATGAAGCGGATGCATTGGCTGTTGATGCCATGCGCAAGCGCATGAATCAGATCCAAATGCAGGGGCGCATTGTGATCGGCGAGGGGGAACGCGACGAAGCTCCCATGCTCTACATCGGAGAAGAAGTGGGTACCGGCACTGGCCCTGGTGTGGATTTTGCCGTTGACCCTTGTGAAGGCACCAATCTTTGTGCCTACAGCCAGCGCGGCTCCATGGCGGTTCTCGCGGCTTCCGACCGTGGTGGACTGTTCAACGCTCCCGACTTCTACATGAAGAAGTTGGCAGCGCCACCGGCTGCAAAGGGCAAGGTTGACATTCGCAAATCAGCGACTGAAAACATCAAAATCCTTAGTGAGTGCCTGGGCCTTGCTCCTGATGAACTCACCATCGTTGTGATGGATCGTGCCCGCCACAAAGATCTGATCACTGAAATCCGCGCCACCGGCGCTCGTATTCAGCCCATTTCTGATGGTGACGTGCAGGCAGCGATTGCTTGTGGTTTTGCTGGAACTGGAACCCACTGCTTGATGGGCATTGGTGCGGCTCCTGAGGGAGTGATCTCCGCTGCTGCGATGCGTGCACTTGGCGGACACTTCCAAGGACAACTGGTGTATGACCCAGCCATTGCTCAGACCTCTGAGTGGGCCGATATGACGAAGGAAGGCAATCTCGCCCGCCTCGCAGAAATGGGCATTACCGACCCAGATAAGGTGTATGAAGCCAGTGAGCTTGCCTGCGGAGAGCACGTTGTGTTCGCCGGCAGCGGCATCACAGATGGTCTTCTTTTCAACGGAGTGAAGTTTGAAACTGATTGCACCCGCACGAGCAGCTTGATCATCAGCAACCTGAACAACACCTGCAGTTTCACCAACACCATCCACATGAAGGATGGAGCTCAAAGCATCGCTTTGAACTGA
- a CDS encoding glutamyl-tRNA reductase — protein MHIAVIGLSHRTAPVEVREKLSIPEQTMEESLQNLRNHEQVLEASILSTCNRLEIYTLVRNPDLGIAAVRDFLSGHSGLESRDLSPHLFTYHHDEAIAHLMRVTAGLDSLVLGEGQILSQVKKMMRLGQEHKSIGPILNRLLTQAVSTGKRVRSETNLSTGAVSVSSAAVELAQLKLGQSRGQDALVTLETEQIAVVGAGRMSRLLLQHLQSKGASGVVLLNRTLERASALATDFPNLPIHCRGLDDLDQCLSTCSLVFTSTAVDDPIIDANRLNALNRRSTLRLIDIGVPRNIASDVREVSGVESHDVDDLQEVVERNQEARQQVAREAEGLLLEEGRLFLEWWDSLEAVPTINRLRASLEEIRVEELTKALSRMGPDFSARERKVVEALTKGMINKILHTPVTQLRSPQQRSERQQALQVVEKIFDLDSGAQSQD, from the coding sequence ATGCATATCGCCGTCATCGGCCTCAGTCATCGAACGGCTCCGGTCGAAGTGCGCGAAAAGCTCAGCATTCCTGAGCAAACCATGGAGGAATCCCTACAAAACCTGCGCAATCATGAGCAGGTGTTGGAGGCCTCGATCCTCAGCACCTGCAATCGACTGGAGATTTACACCTTGGTCCGCAATCCAGATTTAGGGATTGCTGCTGTACGCGATTTTCTGAGTGGCCACTCCGGTTTGGAAAGCCGTGATCTCTCTCCACACCTCTTCACTTATCACCATGACGAAGCCATTGCGCATTTGATGCGAGTGACTGCAGGACTCGACAGCCTTGTTCTTGGTGAAGGGCAAATCTTGTCCCAGGTCAAGAAAATGATGCGCCTGGGCCAAGAACACAAATCAATCGGTCCCATTCTCAATCGTCTGTTAACGCAGGCTGTCAGCACAGGAAAGCGAGTCCGCTCTGAAACCAATCTCAGCACCGGTGCTGTGTCCGTGAGCTCAGCAGCGGTTGAGTTGGCTCAACTCAAACTTGGACAATCACGCGGCCAAGATGCGTTGGTCACGCTTGAAACGGAGCAAATCGCCGTTGTTGGTGCTGGGCGCATGAGTCGTTTGTTGCTTCAACACCTCCAGTCGAAGGGAGCATCTGGAGTGGTGTTACTGAATCGCACCCTTGAACGCGCCTCAGCCTTAGCAACCGACTTTCCGAACCTTCCCATTCACTGCCGGGGACTCGACGATCTTGATCAGTGCTTGAGCACCTGTTCGTTGGTCTTTACGAGCACAGCAGTCGATGACCCGATCATTGACGCCAACAGATTGAACGCTCTGAATCGCCGCAGCACATTGCGACTGATTGATATCGGGGTTCCTCGCAACATTGCTTCCGATGTACGCGAGGTGTCCGGGGTGGAATCTCACGATGTGGATGATCTACAAGAGGTTGTAGAGCGGAACCAGGAAGCTCGACAGCAGGTTGCTCGGGAGGCTGAAGGACTGCTCTTAGAGGAGGGACGGCTATTCCTCGAGTGGTGGGACAGCCTGGAAGCCGTTCCCACCATCAACCGCTTGAGGGCATCACTTGAGGAGATCCGAGTCGAGGAACTCACCAAAGCACTAAGCCGCATGGGTCCTGATTTCTCAGCGCGAGAACGCAAGGTTGTGGAAGCCTTAACCAAGGGAATGATCAACAAGATCCTTCACACACCTGTGACTCAGCTCCGCAGTCCACAGCAACGCAGCGAACGACAACAGGCACTCCAGGTCGTCGAAAAAATCTTTGATTTGGACTCTGGAGCGCAGTCGCAAGATTAA
- a CDS encoding glucose-1-phosphate adenylyltransferase, with protein sequence MKRVLAIILGGGAGTRLQPLTKMRAKPAVPLAGKYRLIDIPISNCINSNINKMYVLTQFNSASLNRHLSQTYNLNAGFGQGFVEVLAAQQTLDSPSWFEGTADAVRQYQTLFREWDVDEYLILSGDQLYRMDYSRFVEHHRSTGADLTVAALPVDAAQAEAFGLMRTDEDGNIKEFREKPKGDSLKAMAVDTSRFGLSVESSKERPYLASMGIYVFSRKTLFDLLDANPGHKDFGKEVIPEALSRGDTLKSYVFDDYWEDIGTIGAFYEANLALTQQPTPPFSFYDEAFPIYTRPRYLPPSKFVDSQITDSIISEGSIIKACSIHHSVLGVRSRVENNVVLQDSLLMGADFFESQSEREILRARGGIPVGVGEGTTVKGAILDKNARIGKNVTIVNKDRVEEADRPDQGFYIRNGIVVVVKNASIADDTVI encoded by the coding sequence ATGAAGCGAGTACTGGCAATCATTCTCGGGGGAGGGGCTGGCACCCGTCTCCAACCACTGACAAAGATGAGAGCCAAGCCAGCAGTGCCTTTGGCAGGCAAATATCGCCTCATTGATATTCCTATCAGCAATTGCATCAACTCCAACATCAACAAGATGTATGTGTTGACGCAATTCAATAGCGCGTCACTGAATCGTCACCTCAGCCAGACCTACAACCTCAACGCCGGATTTGGGCAAGGGTTTGTGGAAGTCTTAGCTGCGCAACAAACGCTCGATAGCCCATCCTGGTTCGAAGGAACAGCTGATGCGGTGCGCCAGTACCAAACTCTGTTCCGCGAATGGGATGTTGATGAATACCTGATCCTTTCCGGTGATCAGCTCTATCGAATGGACTACAGCCGTTTTGTAGAGCATCACCGCAGTACCGGCGCTGACCTCACGGTTGCAGCTCTACCAGTGGACGCTGCGCAAGCCGAAGCATTCGGTTTGATGCGCACCGATGAGGACGGAAATATCAAGGAGTTCCGCGAGAAGCCCAAGGGAGATTCCTTAAAGGCAATGGCGGTTGACACCTCCCGTTTTGGCCTCAGCGTTGAGTCCTCCAAGGAGCGCCCCTACCTCGCGTCCATGGGCATCTATGTGTTCAGTCGCAAAACGCTTTTCGATCTCCTTGACGCCAATCCCGGCCATAAGGATTTCGGCAAGGAAGTGATCCCTGAAGCGCTGTCACGTGGCGATACTCTCAAAAGCTACGTCTTTGACGATTACTGGGAGGACATTGGAACCATCGGTGCTTTCTATGAAGCCAATCTGGCCCTCACTCAGCAACCAACACCACCCTTCAGCTTTTACGACGAAGCCTTCCCGATTTACACACGTCCTCGGTATTTGCCCCCGAGCAAGTTTGTAGACAGCCAGATCACAGATTCGATTATTAGTGAGGGATCGATTATTAAGGCCTGCAGCATCCACCACTCTGTACTAGGGGTGCGCAGTCGCGTGGAAAACAATGTGGTCCTGCAGGATTCGTTGTTGATGGGAGCTGACTTCTTTGAATCGCAAAGCGAACGCGAAATTTTAAGAGCTCGTGGCGGGATTCCAGTTGGCGTTGGTGAAGGCACCACTGTGAAAGGAGCCATTCTTGATAAAAACGCTCGTATTGGTAAAAACGTCACCATCGTGAATAAGGATCGCGTCGAAGAAGCTGATCGTCCTGACCAAGGCTTCTACATTCGTAATGGAATCGTCGTTGTCGTTAAAAATGCATCGATTGCCGACGACACAGTGATTTGA
- the gndA gene encoding NADP-dependent phosphogluconate dehydrogenase gives MSKSHFGLIGLGVMGENLVLNAESNGFSSVVYNRTYSKTEDFLKGRGAGKNIQGATDLQDFVNKLERPRRILMMVKAGGPVDAVIEQISPFLDEGDLLIDGGNSEYHDTERRVAELESKSFGFIGMGVSGGAKGALEGPSMMPGGTKASYDAIESLVTKMAAQVEDGPCVTYIGPGGSGHFVKTVHNGIEYGIEQILAEGYDLMKRVGGMNGTQMADVFAHWNSTEELASYLVEITEVCLRTKDPDDGSDLIEKIQDKAGQKGTGLWTVVSALQMGASVPTIYAALNGRVMSSMKDQRVKAETILKGPAVKAFDLGTPADGMAPLMDAMVLACMASYAQGMELLRIASAEHDYNLNMPSIAQIWKGGCIIRARLLQRIQDAFTTDPQLNNLLIDPWFANQVNTRLSGLAQVVAGAAEAGIPVPCLSSTLDYINSYRTARLPQNAVQAMRDCFGSHTYQRVDKEGTFHTEWLD, from the coding sequence ATGTCCAAGTCTCACTTTGGTCTTATCGGTCTAGGCGTGATGGGCGAAAACCTTGTTCTCAATGCTGAGAGCAACGGTTTTTCAAGTGTTGTTTACAACCGCACTTATTCAAAGACGGAAGACTTTCTGAAAGGTCGAGGTGCCGGAAAAAACATTCAAGGAGCCACCGACCTTCAGGATTTTGTCAACAAATTAGAACGACCTCGCCGCATCTTGATGATGGTGAAAGCGGGCGGGCCAGTTGATGCAGTGATTGAACAGATTTCTCCCTTTTTAGACGAAGGTGATCTCCTGATTGATGGTGGCAACTCGGAATATCACGATACGGAGCGTCGTGTTGCCGAGTTGGAAAGCAAGAGCTTTGGCTTTATTGGCATGGGCGTGTCTGGCGGTGCCAAAGGTGCTCTTGAAGGACCGAGCATGATGCCCGGCGGCACCAAAGCGTCTTACGACGCCATCGAAAGCCTCGTCACAAAAATGGCGGCCCAAGTCGAAGACGGCCCTTGTGTCACCTACATCGGCCCAGGCGGTTCAGGGCACTTTGTCAAAACAGTGCACAACGGAATCGAGTACGGCATCGAGCAAATCCTGGCTGAGGGCTATGACCTCATGAAGAGGGTTGGGGGGATGAACGGCACCCAGATGGCTGATGTCTTTGCCCATTGGAACAGCACCGAGGAGCTCGCCTCCTACCTCGTTGAGATCACAGAGGTCTGCTTACGCACAAAGGATCCCGATGATGGGAGCGATCTGATCGAAAAGATCCAGGACAAAGCTGGCCAAAAAGGTACGGGTTTATGGACTGTGGTGAGTGCCTTGCAGATGGGTGCGTCTGTGCCAACCATTTATGCAGCTCTCAATGGCCGCGTGATGAGTTCGATGAAAGATCAACGAGTCAAAGCGGAAACCATCCTCAAAGGCCCAGCGGTCAAGGCCTTTGATCTAGGCACCCCTGCCGATGGAATGGCACCACTGATGGATGCGATGGTGCTCGCCTGCATGGCCAGCTACGCCCAGGGAATGGAGCTTCTTCGGATCGCCTCCGCAGAGCACGATTACAACTTGAACATGCCTTCCATCGCTCAGATCTGGAAGGGTGGCTGCATCATTCGCGCGCGACTGCTCCAACGGATTCAGGATGCATTCACAACCGATCCGCAGCTGAACAATCTGCTGATTGATCCTTGGTTTGCCAATCAGGTCAACACCCGACTTTCTGGTTTAGCCCAAGTCGTTGCAGGAGCCGCTGAAGCCGGAATTCCTGTGCCCTGCTTGAGCAGCACCCTCGACTACATCAACAGCTATCGCACAGCTCGCCTGCCACAAAATGCGGTTCAAGCCATGCGCGACTGCTTTGGCTCCCACACCTATCAACGTGTTGACAAAGAGGGAACGTTTCACACCGAGTGGTTGGATTGA
- the pgl gene encoding 6-phosphogluconolactonase: MTSYRLERARDPQDLARRASEYIATAIQLALDQRDRAQIALSGGTTPSQAYRRLGQQHLPWNRVDVFLGDERWVSADDESSNARMLRATLLQAGEPGAAACFHPVPTVELPSPEASADAFAQMIANSCSGEPPIFDMMVLGLGDDGHTASLFPGTEAPEVRDRWTTIGRGKGLERITLTAPVLSASRTVMFLVSGANKRDALRRLLDPAESSERTPAKLARPKAEILVLTDEEASEGL; encoded by the coding sequence ATGACCTCCTATCGACTTGAACGAGCCCGAGATCCCCAGGATCTAGCGCGGCGGGCCTCTGAATACATCGCCACAGCGATACAACTAGCGCTCGATCAACGTGATCGTGCTCAGATTGCACTCTCTGGAGGGACCACTCCCTCCCAGGCTTATCGGCGATTGGGGCAACAACATTTACCCTGGAATCGCGTGGATGTCTTCCTAGGAGACGAACGCTGGGTGTCGGCCGATGACGAGTCCAGCAATGCGCGCATGCTCCGCGCCACCTTGCTCCAGGCCGGTGAGCCCGGGGCAGCGGCCTGCTTTCATCCTGTCCCAACCGTTGAGCTTCCCTCACCAGAAGCCAGCGCGGATGCTTTCGCCCAGATGATTGCCAACAGCTGCAGTGGCGAACCACCCATCTTCGACATGATGGTCTTAGGTCTTGGGGATGACGGTCATACCGCCTCACTGTTTCCAGGCACTGAAGCTCCTGAAGTCCGTGATCGCTGGACCACGATTGGACGGGGCAAAGGGTTGGAGCGCATCACACTGACAGCACCGGTGCTCAGTGCGTCCCGAACAGTGATGTTCCTCGTCAGTGGTGCCAACAAACGGGACGCTCTGCGACGCTTGCTCGATCCAGCTGAGTCGTCAGAACGCACCCCCGCAAAATTGGCTCGACCGAAGGCAGAAATTCTTGTCCTTACCGACGAAGAAGCTAGCGAAGGGCTTTAA
- a CDS encoding superoxide dismutase [Ni] — MKLLISGFTLATALLSTGVAHSHCQLPCGIYDDNARVQSMLEDADTIQKTVILIKDNSGRNDAQSSNQLARSIANKESHAQSIIETVSDYFLTQRVKPSQEDYAERLKKHHAVIVASMKAKQNSDLEHVGELKETIIELEEYYPKHTH, encoded by the coding sequence ATGAAACTCCTGATTTCCGGTTTCACTCTTGCAACGGCGCTGCTGAGCACAGGCGTAGCCCATAGTCATTGCCAGCTGCCTTGCGGCATTTACGATGACAACGCACGTGTTCAGTCGATGCTTGAGGATGCTGATACGATCCAAAAAACAGTGATTCTGATTAAAGACAACTCAGGAAGGAATGATGCTCAATCCAGTAATCAGCTAGCAAGGTCAATTGCTAACAAGGAATCCCACGCGCAATCAATCATAGAAACCGTCAGTGATTATTTTTTAACTCAACGCGTTAAACCCAGTCAAGAGGATTACGCAGAGCGATTGAAAAAACATCATGCAGTGATCGTTGCCTCGATGAAGGCAAAGCAAAATTCAGACTTGGAGCACGTTGGCGAGCTGAAGGAAACTATCATTGAGCTTGAAGAATACTATCCAAAGCATACCCATTAA
- a CDS encoding CIA30 family protein, translating into MPKIDAKENVISLENWTTLNDTIMGGTSQAGCRQTPEGLLLEGEVVADGGGFVSCRSPLLRPPLDLSAFSGLRLAIEGEGRTLKFAVACSDGLMGLTEMIPGGLRWVTPVPTQVEGTSVVEIAFKDLQPVVRAKPVGLPLRFDSSAITRLQVLHSRFDEAGSTNPGFRAGAIRVLIHSIEAYQ; encoded by the coding sequence ATGCCAAAAATTGATGCGAAAGAGAATGTCATCTCCCTAGAAAATTGGACCACGCTGAATGACACCATCATGGGCGGGACAAGCCAAGCCGGCTGCCGCCAAACCCCTGAAGGCCTTTTACTGGAAGGTGAAGTGGTTGCGGATGGGGGAGGTTTTGTGAGCTGCCGTTCCCCCTTGCTCAGACCGCCCCTCGATCTTTCCGCCTTCAGCGGATTGCGATTAGCAATCGAAGGAGAAGGGCGAACCTTGAAATTTGCAGTGGCCTGCTCTGATGGATTGATGGGACTCACAGAGATGATTCCTGGCGGACTGCGCTGGGTCACGCCTGTTCCCACACAGGTGGAAGGTACCAGCGTTGTGGAGATTGCCTTCAAAGATCTTCAGCCCGTGGTCCGTGCCAAACCTGTAGGGCTGCCTTTGCGTTTTGATTCGTCCGCGATCACTCGATTACAAGTGCTCCATTCACGCTTTGATGAGGCAGGATCAACGAATCCAGGCTTCCGTGCAGGTGCAATCCGCGTTCTGATTCATTCGATCGAAGCCTATCAATGA
- the ilvD gene encoding dihydroxy-acid dehydratase, translating to MLRSDAVTQGIQRSPNRAMLRAVGFGDDDFGKPIIGIANGYSTITPCNVGLDALSRRAEDSARKAGGMPQTFGTITVSDGISMGTEGMKYSLVSREVIADAIETACNGQSMDGVLAVGGCDKNMPGAMLAMARMNIPSIFVYGGTIKPGKLGGCDLTVVSAFEAVGQITSGKIDEEQLTAIEKNACPGAGSCGGMFTANTMSAAIETMGLSLPHSSTMAAEDEEKAESAARSGEVLVEAIKSNIRPLDLLTREAFENAISVIMAVGGSTNSVLHLLAIARTAGVDLSIDDFEQIRQRVPVICDLKPSGRYVTVDLHQAGGIPQVMKLLLDAGLLHGDCRTIEGKTLKELLADIPSTPPGGQEVIRPLSNPLYAKGHLAILKGNLASEGAVAKISGIKTPVLTGPARVFESEEDCLASIIGKQIQAGDVIVIRQEGPVGGPGMREMLAPTAAIVGQGLGEKVALITDGRFSGGTYGLVVGHVAPEAAVGGAIGLVMEGDSITVDANQNLLQLNVSDAELETRRSSWLGHQPKYKTGILGKYARLVSSSSRGAVTDQPD from the coding sequence ATGCTTCGCTCAGACGCCGTCACTCAAGGCATTCAGCGCTCACCCAATCGGGCCATGCTGAGAGCGGTGGGCTTTGGTGATGATGATTTCGGCAAGCCAATCATCGGCATCGCCAACGGCTACAGCACGATCACACCATGCAACGTGGGATTGGATGCTTTGTCCCGTCGTGCCGAAGACTCGGCTCGAAAGGCAGGTGGAATGCCTCAAACCTTCGGCACCATCACCGTTAGCGATGGCATCTCGATGGGCACCGAGGGAATGAAGTATTCCTTGGTGAGCCGTGAGGTGATTGCTGATGCGATTGAAACGGCCTGCAATGGCCAAAGCATGGATGGCGTTCTGGCGGTTGGTGGTTGCGATAAAAATATGCCTGGCGCCATGTTGGCAATGGCGCGTATGAATATTCCCTCGATTTTTGTCTATGGGGGAACCATTAAGCCGGGAAAATTAGGTGGCTGTGACCTCACTGTTGTGAGTGCTTTTGAGGCTGTCGGTCAAATTACGAGTGGGAAAATTGATGAAGAGCAGCTCACAGCAATTGAAAAAAATGCCTGCCCAGGTGCTGGCAGTTGTGGAGGCATGTTCACGGCCAATACGATGAGTGCTGCGATTGAAACGATGGGGCTGAGTCTTCCCCACAGTTCAACGATGGCTGCTGAAGATGAGGAAAAAGCAGAGAGTGCGGCCCGTTCTGGTGAAGTCCTCGTTGAGGCCATCAAATCCAATATTCGCCCCCTTGATTTGCTAACCCGTGAGGCCTTTGAAAATGCCATCAGCGTGATCATGGCGGTGGGCGGGTCCACCAACTCTGTGTTGCATTTGCTCGCCATTGCGCGCACTGCAGGCGTGGATCTCAGCATCGATGATTTTGAACAGATCCGCCAACGCGTTCCGGTGATCTGTGATCTCAAACCAAGTGGTCGTTATGTCACCGTGGATCTTCATCAGGCCGGCGGCATTCCACAGGTGATGAAATTGCTTTTGGATGCAGGTTTACTCCATGGCGATTGCCGCACGATTGAAGGGAAAACATTGAAAGAATTGTTGGCCGATATTCCTTCAACGCCTCCCGGAGGACAAGAAGTGATTAGGCCGTTAAGTAACCCCCTTTATGCAAAAGGTCACTTGGCCATCTTGAAAGGAAATTTGGCAAGCGAAGGAGCTGTTGCCAAAATCAGCGGCATTAAAACTCCTGTTCTCACCGGTCCTGCTCGCGTTTTTGAAAGCGAAGAGGATTGTTTAGCGTCGATTATTGGAAAACAAATTCAAGCTGGTGATGTGATCGTGATACGCCAAGAAGGCCCCGTGGGAGGTCCTGGAATGCGTGAAATGTTGGCACCAACCGCTGCCATTGTTGGACAGGGACTCGGGGAGAAGGTGGCGCTGATCACGGATGGTCGCTTCAGCGGTGGAACCTACGGTTTGGTCGTTGGCCACGTGGCACCAGAAGCCGCGGTTGGGGGAGCCATTGGTCTTGTGATGGAGGGAGACAGCATCACCGTGGATGCGAATCAAAACCTTCTCCAGCTCAATGTGAGTGATGCTGAGCTCGAAACACGCCGCAGCTCTTGGTTAGGACATCAGCCTAAATACAAGACAGGAATTCTTGGTAAATATGCCAGGTTGGTCTCGAGTTCAAGCCGTGGTGCCGTGACAGATCAGCCTGATTAA
- a CDS encoding membrane protein — MSRQQESTSGTLFTLLSGALIGAAGVGWWLLSEAERRQRLKRQRSMLYAPRMQDGSEALEANQYADRDDQLEHRVEQLNSAISDVRRQLEDLGSK, encoded by the coding sequence ATGAGCAGGCAGCAGGAATCCACTTCAGGAACACTTTTCACACTCCTGAGTGGAGCTCTCATTGGGGCAGCAGGAGTCGGTTGGTGGCTGCTCAGCGAAGCAGAACGGCGTCAGCGGCTGAAGCGACAGCGTTCCATGCTTTATGCGCCAAGAATGCAAGACGGCAGTGAAGCATTGGAGGCCAATCAATACGCTGATCGTGATGATCAGCTGGAACATCGTGTTGAGCAGTTGAATTCAGCCATCTCTGATGTCCGTCGTCAGTTGGAAGATCTCGGCTCCAAGTAG
- a CDS encoding uracil phosphoribosyltransferase: MAKTLRVVVPPHPLIAHWLTMLRHSGTPASLYRTALEELGRWLTYEALRDWLPHRREEVKTPLELTEGTVIETGVPLLAVPCLPGGLMLWEGARQVLPHAELCLGGLPETIEANAGLVLLMDQISDGEELVGLMEALVSRGVESRRLRVISALTASPGLKRLGETFPELTIHTACIDEQLNETGQIVPGIGNTSQRLQIRTA; the protein is encoded by the coding sequence ATGGCCAAAACTTTGAGGGTGGTTGTTCCCCCCCATCCACTGATTGCCCACTGGCTCACGATGCTGCGCCATTCCGGTACTCCAGCATCGCTCTATCGAACAGCGCTTGAGGAGTTGGGACGTTGGCTCACCTATGAGGCGTTGCGTGACTGGCTCCCCCATCGCCGTGAAGAGGTGAAAACCCCACTCGAGCTTACGGAAGGAACCGTGATCGAAACGGGTGTTCCTTTGTTAGCAGTGCCTTGTCTTCCTGGTGGGCTGATGCTCTGGGAGGGGGCAAGGCAAGTTCTGCCTCATGCAGAGCTTTGTCTCGGAGGCTTGCCCGAAACGATCGAAGCCAATGCTGGTCTTGTGTTGCTGATGGATCAAATCAGTGATGGTGAGGAGCTTGTTGGGCTGATGGAAGCGCTTGTGTCCAGAGGGGTAGAGAGCCGAAGACTTCGTGTGATTTCGGCCTTAACCGCTAGTCCTGGGCTCAAACGATTAGGTGAAACATTTCCAGAGCTCACCATCCATACCGCCTGCATTGATGAACAACTCAATGAGACTGGTCAGATCGTCCCGGGGATTGGCAACACATCCCAACGGCTGCAAATCAGAACAGCTTGA